In Silene latifolia isolate original U9 population chromosome X, ASM4854445v1, whole genome shotgun sequence, the following proteins share a genomic window:
- the LOC141619471 gene encoding protein EMSY-LIKE 3-like — MDYNMTDSSGTDDDLPPTHQNRYGRNARVAGNGRSAVAGSASYPRMHNNDMEPEIQNIEREAYYHVLRAFKAQSDAITWEKEGLITELRKELRVSDDDHRELLSRVNNDDTIQRIREWRKANGPLSGGMSSSQPVHESLPSPTVSASRKKQKTGQSAGSLSVGPPPPLHSPLQPPPAALKRGPSTGGRGKKSKGLPYQPVAHAGRPLSVNRGSAFGVGEPAEAADSDPLIGRKVWTRWPADNNFYEAVIRDFKEGRHALVYDVNTPKEAWEWVNLRNISPQDIRWEGEDPGVSQSGGRTGQGHGPKRPMIRGGAVGGIGRGRGSFKSSSKKDQFHPQNGIGRKGSADIELLHTDTLIKEVEKVFSGAHPDPTKVEKAKKVLKEHEQALIEAIARLEVPSDGESDDGDHPFSRGNVMDQEVVAWRKQQYVEMRGVGRACQGPDGDNARHASEKLLEA, encoded by the exons ATGGATTATAATATGACCGATAGCAGCG GTACTGATGATGATTTACCGCCTACCCATCAAAATAGATATGGGAGAAATGCACGGGTTGCCGGTAATGGGAGATCAGCAGTTGCTGGCTCCGCTTCATATCCTAGAATGCATAATAATGACATGGAACCTGAAATCCAAAATATTGAACGCGAGGCATACTACCATGTCCTACGCGCCTTTAAAGCTCAATCTGATGCCATCACTTGG GAGAAGGAGGGTTTAATAACGGAGCTCAGGAAAGAGCTGAGGGTGTCAGATGATGATCACAGAGAGCTTTTATCGAGGGTCAATAACGATGATACAATTCAGAGGATAAG GGAGTGGAGAAAGGCAAATGGGCCTCTATCTGGCGGGATGAGTTCTTCTCAGCCTGTGCATGAATCTTTACCGAGCCCAACTGTTTCAGCATCACGTAAGAAGCAAAAAACAGGACAGTCAGCAGGTTCATTATCTGTTGGTCCACCTCCTCCCCTGCACTCCCCTTTGCAGCCTCCCCCAGCAGCATTGAAACGAGGTCCATCCACCGGAGGCCGAGGCAAGAAATCCAAA GGTTTGCCATATCAGCCTGTAGCTCATGCTGGCCGGCCTCTGAGTGTAAACCGTGGCAGTGCTTTTGGAGTCGGTGAGCCGGCTGAAGCTGCAGATTCTGATCCATTGATTGGTAGGAAAGTGTGGACAAGATGGCCTGCAGATAATAATTTCTACGAGGCGGTAATAAGGGATTTTAAAGAG GGACGGCATGCTCTAGTCTATGATGTCAACACACCGAAAGAAGCGTGGGAATGGGTGAACCTTAGAAAC ATATCGCCTCAAGATATCAGGTGGGAAGGCGAGGATCCGGGAGTCTCACAAAGTGGCGGTAGGACTGGTCAAGGCCACGGACCAAAGAGGCCTATGATCCGTGGAGGGGCTGTAGGTGGTATAGGAAGAGGTCGTGGTAGCTTTAAGAGTTCGAGCAAGAAGGATCAATTTCATCCCCAAAATGGTATTGGGAGAAAAGGGTCAGCAGATATTGAGTTGTTACATACTGATACTCTAATTAAAGAG GTGGAGAAAGTATTCAGTGGTGCTCATCCTGATCCGACGAAGGTCGAAAAAGCCAAGAAAGTCTTAAAA GAGCACGAACAAGCACTGATTGAAGCCATTGCTAGGCTTGAGGTCCCATCTGATGGTGAAAGTG ATGACGGAGATCATCCTTTTTCACGAGGGAATGTGATGGACCAAGAGGTAGTAGCATGGAGGAAACAGCAATATGTTGAGATGCGTGGAGTCGGTAGGGCATGTCAAGGTCCGGATGGTGATAATGCCAGACATGCTTCTGAAAAACTGCTTGAAGCCTAG
- the LOC141619472 gene encoding callose synthase 3-like: MSASASREGGGGGGGGDQPPARRLMRTQTAGNLGETAFDSEIVPSSLVEIAPILRVANEVEKHNPRVAYLCRFYAFEKAHKLDPTSSGRGVRQFKTALLQRLEKENDPTLKGRVKKSDAREMQSFYQHYYKKYIQALQNAADKADRAQLTKAYQTANVLFEVLKAVNLTQSMEVDPQVLDTHNKVAAKTEIYVPYNILPLDPDSANQAIMRFPEIQAAIVALRNTRGLPWPKDYKKKQDEDILDWLRAMFGFQKDNVANQREHLILLLANVHIRQFPKPDQQPKLDERALTEVMKKLFKSYKKWCKYLDRKSSLWLPTIQQEVQQRKLLYMGLYLLIWGEAANLRFMPECLCYIYHHMAFELYGMLAGNVSPMTGENVKPAYGGEEEAFLRKVVTPIYKVIAKESEMSKKGKSKHSQWRNYDDLNEYFWSVDCFRLGWPMRADADFFCLTTEESSQDRNGEGVPARRDRWVGKVNFVEIRSFLHIFRSFDRMWSFFILALQAMIILAWNGSGDPSAIFEIRVFKQVLSIFITASILKLVQAVLDVVLSWKSRRSMSFHVKLRYILKFLTSAAWVVVLPVTYAYSWDNSPGLANTIKSWFGSNASKPSLFFLAIVIYLSPNMLSAVLFLFPFIRRLLERSDYKIVMLMMWWSQPRLYVGRGMHESAFSLFKYTLFWVSLLATKCAFSFYVEIKPLVSPTKQIMSVHVTHYKWHEFFPQARHNLGAVIALWAPIIFVYFMDTQIWYAIFSTIFGGIYGAFRRLGEIRTLGMLRSRFQSLPGAFNARLIPAEKTEHKKKGLKATFSMRFPNFSSNKEKEAARFAQLWNQIITTFREEDLISNRERDLLLVPYWADTDIDLIQWPPFLLASKIPIALDMAKDSTGKDKELMKRIFSDPYMPSAVRECYASFKSIIRFMVQGRAEKIVIENIFAEVERHIEAGDLVTDYKMSALPSLYGHFVKLMESLLENKPEDRDREKVVICFQDMLEVVTRDIMEDTSVLESIHGGSAHDGVASFEQHSQLFASPGAIRFPIEPVTEAWKEKINRLYLLLTVKESAMDVPSNLDARRRLSFFSNSLFMDMPPPPKVRNMLSFSVLTPYYVEEVLFSSLDLETQNEDGVSILFYLQKIFPDEWDNFLERADCKNEEELRDSEELEEELRLWASYRGQTLTRTVRGMMYYRKALELQAFLDMANDKVLMEGYKALELNTEENSQSERSLCQAVADMKFTYVVSCQQYGIDKRSGNPRAQDILKLMTTYPSLRVAYVDELEDPSKDGSRKTNKLFSYYSVLVKAALPKSSNSNEQGQTLDQVIYRIKLPGQPILGEGKPENQNHAIIFTRGEGLQTIDMNQDNYMEEALKMRNLLQEFLIKHGGVRFPTILGLREHIFTGSVSSLAWFMSNQETSFVTIGQRLLANPLKVRFHYGHPDVFDRLFHLTRGGVSKASKVINLSEDIFAGFNSTLRGGNVTHHEYIQVGKGRDVGLNQISMFEAKIANGNGEQTLSRDIYRLGHRFDFFRMSSCYFTTIGFYFSTLITVLTVYLFLYGRLYLALSGIEEALNSKARFRNSKALQVALASQSFVQIGFLMALPMLMEIGLERGFRTALSEFILMQLQLAPVFFTFSLGTKTHYYGRTLLHGGAKYRSTGRGFVVFHAKFADNYRLYSRSHFVKGIELMILLIVYEIFGETYRSPVAYIFITVSMWFMVGTWLFAPFLFNPSGFEWQKIVDDWTDWNKWISNRGGIGVPPEKSWESWWEEEQEHLRHSGIRGIVAEILLSLRFFIYQYGLVYHLKMTFKLQQSFLVYGLSWLVIMVVLFVMKMISFGRRRFSADLQLVFRLIKGMIFLAFIGILAALIAFTGMTLKDIFVCILAFMPTGWGLLLIAQALKPIVHKAGFWGSVRTLACGYEIVIGLLLFTPVAFLAWFPFVSEFQTRMLFNQAFSRGLQISRILGGHRKDRSSRNKD, translated from the exons ATGTCGGCTTCGGCATCGCGAGAAggaggtggcggtggtggtggtggcgatcaACCGCCGGCGCGGCGGTTGATGCGAACGCAGACGGCAGGGAATCTTGGTGAAACGGCGTTTGATAGTGAGATTGTTCCGTCTTCTCTTGTTGAAATCGCTCCGATTCTTCGTGTTGCTAATGAAGTTGAAAAGCATAATCCGAGAGTTGCTTATTTAT GTCGATTTTATGCATTTGAGAAAGCACATAAACTGGATCCAACATCCAGCGGCCGTGGTGTCCGACAATTCAAAACTGCTCTTCTTCAAAGGCTAGAAAAG GAAAATGATCCAACTTTAAAAGGACGAGTTAAAAAGAGTGATGCACGAGAAATGCAAAGTTTTTATCAGCATTACTACAAGAAATATATTCAGGCTTTGCAAAATGCAGCCGACAAGGCAGACCG CGCCCAGCTTACGAAGGCGTATCAAACTGCCAATGTTCTGTTTGAGGTACTGAAGGCAGTTAACCTGACGCAGTCTATGGAAGTTGACCCTCAG GTTTTGGATACTCACAATAAGGTAGCCGCAAAAACAGAAATTTATGTCCCGTACAACATCCTTCCTCTTGACCCTGATAGTGCAAATCAGGCGATTATGAGGTTTCCGGAG ATCCAAGCTGCCATTGTTGCCCTTCGAAATACCAGAGGTCTCCCTTGGCCTAAGGACTACAAGAAAAAGCAAGATGAAGACATCTTAGATTGGCTTCGAGCAATGTTTGGATTTCAG AAAGATAATGTGGCAAATCAACGAGAACACCTGATTTTACTGCTTGCTAATGTACATATACGGCAGTTTCCAAAGCCGGATCAACAACCAAAG TTGGATGAACGGGCGTTGACTGAAGTGATGAAAAAGCTTTTCAAGAGCTATAAGAAGTGGTGCAAGTACTTGGATCGCAAGAGCAGCCTTTG GCTGCCGACAATACAGCAGGAAGTGCAACAGCGTAAGCTATTATACATGGGGCTTTATCTCCTTATTTGGGGAGAAGCTGCAAATTTGAGATTCATGCCAGAGTGCTTGTGCTACATTTATCATCAT ATGGCTTTTGAGCTGTATGGCATGCTTGCTGGAAATGTGAGTCCCATGACCGGTGAGAACGTGAAGCCAGCATATGGTGGTGAAGAAGAGGCATTTTTAAGAAAAGTTGTAACGCCCATATATAAAGTTATAGCAAAG GAATCAGAAATGAGTAAAAAGGGAAAATCAAAGCATTCACAGTGGAGAAATTATGATGATCTGAATGAATATTTCTG GTCAGTTGATTGCTTTCGTTTAGGCTGGCCAATGCGTGCTGATGCAGATTTCTTTTGTTTGACCACAGAGGAGTCTTCACAAGATAGAAATGGG GAAGGAGTACCTGCTCGCCGAGATCGATGGGTCGGAAAAGTTAATTTTGTTGAGATTAGGTCATTTTTGCACATCTTTAGAAGTTTTGACAGGATGTGGAGTTTCTTTATTCTAGCCTTGCAG GCTATGATAATTCTTGCTTGGAATGGCTCAGGAGACCCTAGTGCAATATTTGAAATTCGTGTTTTCAAACAAGTTCTAAGCATCTTTATAACAGCCTCAATATTAAAACTTGTGCAGG CGGTCCTTGATGTAGTTCTTAGCTGGAAATCAAGGAGGAGTATGTCATTTCATGTTAAGCTAAGATACATATTGAAGTTCCTTACTTCTGCTGCGTGGGTGGTAGTCCTACCGGTGACATATGCTTACTCATGGGACAATTCTCCTGGATTGGCTAATACTATTAAAAGTTGGTTTGGTAGCAATGCAAGCAAACCTTCACTATTTTTTCTGGCTATTGTCATCTATTTGTCACCAAATATGCTTTCTGCTGTGCTGTTCCTGTTCCCCTTCATTCGTCGTCTTCTTGAAAGATCTGACTACAAGATTGTGATGCTAATGATGTGGTGGTCTCAG CCCCGGCTTTATGTTGGGAGGGGAATGCATGAAAGTGCCTTTTCTCTTTTCAA GTACACATTGTTCTGGGTCTCTCTTTTGGCAACAAAATGTGCATTTAGCTTCTATGTAGAG ATTAAACCATTAGTATCTCCAACCAAACAGATTATGTCAGTTCACGTAACACATTACAAATGGCATGAGTTTTTTCCTCAAG CCAGACACAACCTTGGTGCTGTGATTGCATTATGGGCTCCAATTATTTTT GTTTATTTCATGGACACTCAAATTTGGTATGCTATATTCTCCACAATCTTTGGAGGTATATATGGTGCGTTCCGTCGTCTTGGAGAG ATACGAACGTTGGGTATGCTTAGATCTCGGTTTCAGTCTTTGCCTGGGGCTTTCAATGCACGTCTCATTCCAGCAGAGAAAACAGAACACAAGAAGAAAGGTCTGAAGGCTACTTTCTCCATGCGATTTCCCAAT TTTTCCTCCAATAAGGAGAAAGAAGCTGCTCGATTTGCTCAATTGTGGAATCAAATTATAACAACTTTTAGAGAGGAAGATCTCATAAGCAATAG GGAAAGGGACTTGTTACTCGTTCCATATTGGGCTGACACAGACATAGACCTAATTCAGTGGCCTCCATTTTTGCTTGCTAGCAAG ATTCCAATCGCGCTAGATATGGCAAAGGATAGCACCGGGAAGGACAAGGAGCTGATGAAAAGAATTTTCTCTGATCCCTATATGCCATCTGCCGTCCGTGAATGTTATGCTTCCTTTAAAAGCATCATTAGGTTCATGGTTCAAGGCCGTGCCGAGAAAAT TGTTATAGAGAATATATTTGCTGAAGTTGAAAGGCATATAGAAGCAGGAGACTTGGTTACAGACTATAAAATGAGCGCTCTTCCTAGTCTGTATGGACATTTTGTTAAGCTGATGGAGAGCTTA TTAGAGAATAAACCCGAGGATAGAGATCGAGAAAAAGTTGTCATTTGTTTTCAAGACATGTTGGAGGTTGTGACTAGAGATATAATGGAGGACACTAGCGTGCTGGAGTCAATTCATGGTGGATCAGCTCATGACGGTGTAGCATCGTTCGAGCAACATTCTCAGTTATTTGCATCGCCTGGTGCAATTAGATTTCCTATTGAACCAGTAACAGAAGCCTGGAAAGAGAAG ATCAATCGGTTGTACCTGCTTCTTACTGTGAAGGAATCTGCAATGGATGTGCCATCCAATTTGGATGCTAGGCGCCGactttctttcttttcaaatTCGCTCTTTATGGATATGCCACCTCCACCCAAAGTCCGCAACATGCTTTCTTTCTC TGTTTTGACACCTTATTATGTAGAGGAGGTCCTCTTCTCATCGCTAGATTTGGAAACTCAAAATGAAGATGGAGTCTCAATCCTGTTCTACTTGCAGAAGATTTTTCCAG ATGAATGGGATAACTTCTTGGAACGTGCCGATTGCAAGAATGAGGAAGAGCTGAGAGACTCGGAGGAGTTGGAAGAAGAGCTTCGTCTTTGGGCATCATACAGAGGTCAAACACTGACACGTACAG TGAGGGGTATGATGTACTATCGCAAAGCTTTGGAGCTTCAAGCCTTTCTTGATATGGCCAATGACAAAG TTTTAATGGAAGGTTACAAGGCTCTGGAATTGAACACCGAGGAGAACTCACAAAGTGAAAGATCACTATGTCAAGCTGTTGCTGATATGAAGTTCACATATGTGGTATCTTGTCAGCAATATGGGATTGATAAAAGATCTGGTAATCCACGCGCTCAGGACATACTGAAGCTTATGACAAC ATACCCTTCACTACGCGTGGCTTATGTTGATGAGCTAGAAGATCCAAGTAAAGATGGGTCGAGAAAGACAAATAAGCTGTTCTCGTACTATTCTGTTCTTGTGAAAGCAGCTTTACCAAAATCTAGTAATTCAAATGAGCAAGGGCAAACTCTAGATCAG GTCATCTATAGGATAAAACTTCCTGGACAGCCTATCTTAGGTGAAGGGAAGCCTGAGAATCAGAACCATGCTATAATTTTCACTCGCGGTGAAGGGTTGCAAACGATAGACATGAATCAG gATAACTATATGGAAGAAGCTCTGAAAATGAGAAAtcttcttcaagaatttctaATAAAGCACGGCGGTGTGAGGTTCCCTACAATTCTTGGACTTAGAGAGCATATATTCACTGGAAG TGTTTCATCTCTTGCGTGGTTCATGTCAAATCAGGAGACAAGCTTTGTGACCATTGGTCAAAGATTGCTAGCGAATCCATTAAA AGTTCGTTTTCACTATGGTCACCCAGATGTCTTTGATAGGCTATTTCATCTTACGAGAGGTGGTGTAAGTAAAGCTTCCAAAGTCATTAATTTGAGTGAGGATATATTTGCTG GATTTAATTCCACCCTGCGTGGAGGCAAcgtcactcatcatgaatacatTCAAGTGGGAAAAGGAAGAGATGTGGGCCTCAATCAGATATCTATGTTCGAGGCAAAAATTGCTAATGGGAATGGTGAACAAACACTGAGCCGCGACATATACAGGCTTGGTCATCGTTTTGACTTCTTTCGGATGTCATCGTGTTATTTCACCACTATTGGCTTCTACTTTAGCACTCTG ATTACAGTGCTTACTGTTTACCTCTTTCTCTATGGACGCCTATATCTTGCCCTTAGTGGGATTGAGGAAGCCTTGAACAGTAAGGCACGATTTCGAAACAGTAAGGCTCTTCAAGTTGCGCTTGCTTCTCAATCATTCGTTCAGATTGGGTTCTTGATGGCCTTGCCTATGCTCATGGAAATTGGTCTTGAAAGAGGTTTTCGAACTGCTTTAAGCGAGTTTATACTGATGCAACTACAATTGGCGCCTGTGTTTTTCACCTTCTCGCTGGGGACCAAGACCCATTATTACGGACGTACATTGCTTCATGGCGGTGCAAAGTATAGGTCTACCGGCCGAGGATTTGTTGTCTTTCATGCCAAGTTTGCTGACAACTATAGACTTTACTCTCGAAGCCATTTTGTGAAGGGAATCGAGCTGATGATTCTACTCATTGTATACGAAATATTTGGTGAGACGTATAGAAGTCCTGTTGCTTACATCTTTATAACTGTATCAATGTGGTTTATGGTTGGCACGTGGTtatttgctccttttcttttcaacCCTTCTGGTTTCGAGTGGCAAAAAATTGTGGATGATTGGACCGATTGGAATAAATGGATAAGCAATCGAGGCGGTATCGGTGTGCCACCAGAGAAAAGTTGGGAGTCCTGGTGGGAGGAGGAGCAAGAGCATCTTCGCCATTCTGGTATACGAGGCATTGTTGCCGAGATCTTGTTGTCTTTACGGTTCTTCATATACCAATATGGGCTTGTTTATCACTTGAAGATGACATTTAAATTACAGCAAAGCTTCCTG GTCTATGGCTTGTCGTGGTTGGTGATTATGGTGGTATTATTTGTAATGAAA ATGATCTCTTTTGGACGCCGGAGGTTTAGTGCAGATCTGCAACTTGTATTTCGGCTTATTAAAGGCATGATCTTCCTGGCATTTATTGGCATCCTAGCTGCTCTTATTGCATTTACGGGTATGACATTGAAGGATATTTTTGTCTGCATTCTGGCTTTTATGCCGACTGGATGGGGGTTGCTTCTG ATCGCCCAGGCGTTGAAACCAATAGTTCACAAGGCCGGATTCTGGGGTTCAGTGAGGACGCTTGCATGTGGGTATGAAATAGTTATAGGATTACTTCTGTTCACCCCGGTGGCTTTCCTCGCTTGGTTTCCGTTTGTTTCGGAGTTTCAAACTAGAATGCTGTTCAACCAAGCCTTCAGTAGAGGTCTGCAGATTTCTCGTATCCTTGGTGGCCATCGTAAAGATCGATCCTCTCGTAACAAGGACTAG
- the LOC141621060 gene encoding uncharacterized protein LOC141621060 translates to MDEIEGRGFLRPKTWGNGGRSKKARDKGWTPPPREYVKVNVDAGVKEGEGVGMGLVCRDEMGRVLWGSSIVQVQSWDPQVAEAAAVLEGVKEALRFGHTRIILESDCLPVIDALKRKAVVRSIFSLVIEDILALCNSFISIIWSFVSRANNCVAHELAHPVPRVASSFVGAEALPPSVNNAVLFDLSVIQ, encoded by the coding sequence ATGGACGAGATTGAAGGGAGAGGTTTTTTGAGGCCGAAAACGTGGGGCAATGGTGGAAGGTCGAAGAAGGCAAGGGACAAGGGGTGGACACCGCCGCCTAGGGAGTATGTGAAGGTGAATGTGGATGCCGGGGTTAAGGAAGGTGAGGGTGTGGGAATGGGACTGGTTTGTCGGGACGAGATGGGGCGTGTTTTGTGGGGTTCCTCGATTGTGCAGGTTCAAAGCTGGGATCCACAGGTTGCTGAGGCGGCTGCAGTTCTTGAAGGAGTTAAGGAAGCGTTACGTTTTGGCCATACGAGGATTATTTTGGAAAGCGACTGCCTACCTGTCATTGATGCGCTGAAGAGGAAGGCCGTGGTAAGGAGTATTTTTTCGCTTGTTATAGAGGATATTTTAGCTCTTTGCAATTCGTTTATTTCTATCATTTGGTCTTTTGTCAGTCGAGCAAACAATTGTGTGGCTCATGAATTAGCTCATCCTGTTCCTAGAGTAGCTAGTAGTTTTGTTGGAGCGGAGGCGTTACCTCCATCTGTGAACAATGCTGTACTTTTTGATTTATCGGTAATTCAGTAA